One stretch of Treponema primitia ZAS-1 DNA includes these proteins:
- a CDS encoding DUF2271 domain-containing protein produces the protein MKKNKCFLLFWVLILFVTVVGIAQNSNNRIEIYIEPGKHWMERMWILFIPINNPPQAAAWIEDTNGNYISTITVTNRSAKNTWRSAPKAGRPEALPVWNYKQNNSTKNNEIDAVSAATSEEEMTAQIENELLINGNDYNVYLEVNHSYDYNDYWPKRNKNGRQGTGVNGQPSVIYNAKFTAGTSNEIDLFPIGYGSVDGTNGSITAGIENLTTALEIIKKVYITVN, from the coding sequence TTGAAAAAAAATAAGTGTTTTTTATTATTCTGGGTTTTAATATTGTTTGTTACTGTAGTTGGAATTGCACAAAATAGTAATAACAGAATCGAAATATATATAGAACCGGGTAAACATTGGATGGAAAGAATGTGGATCTTATTTATCCCAATAAATAACCCTCCGCAAGCAGCCGCATGGATAGAAGATACTAATGGAAATTATATTTCTACAATAACTGTAACAAATAGAAGTGCGAAAAATACTTGGAGAAGCGCTCCAAAAGCAGGAAGACCTGAGGCGCTTCCGGTATGGAATTATAAACAAAATAATTCTACAAAAAATAATGAAATTGATGCGGTAAGTGCTGCAACATCCGAAGAAGAAATGACGGCGCAAATTGAAAATGAATTATTAATCAATGGTAATGACTATAATGTTTATTTAGAAGTAAACCATAGTTACGATTATAATGATTATTGGCCTAAACGAAATAAAAACGGAAGACAGGGTACCGGTGTTAATGGCCAACCGTCAGTTATTTATAATGCAAAATTTACGGCAGGAACATCTAATGAAATAGATTTATTTCCCATTGGATATGGTTCTGTAGATGGGACAAATGGAAGTATAACGGCAGGAATTGAAAATTTAACAACGGCATTAGAAATAATTAAAAAAGTATATATTACTGTAAATTAA